In the genome of Chryseobacterium sp. 52, the window GAAACGCTGCAGGGAGCAGGACCTTTCACTGTGCTGGCGCCTACAGATGCTGCTTTTGCTAAACTTCCAAAAGGAACTGTTGAAACTCTGGTAAAACCTGAAAACAAAGAGATGCTTACCAAAATCTTAACCTATCATGTTCTTGCAGGAAAATACAGTGCTAAAGATATCTGGGCAGCTGTAAAAGCCGGAAACGGAAAAAGCATGATGAAAACTGTCGAAGGTGAGGGACTTACTTTCTGGACCAAAGGAAAAGATCTTTACATACAGGATGCAAAAGGAAATAATGCAAAAGTAACGATAGCTGACGTGAACCAATCAAACGGAGTTATTCACGTAATTGATACGGTGTTGATGCCGTAATGTTTTAGTTTTTAAGCAGCATAATTTATTATGCTGTTTTTTTCTCCTTTTTTGAGAATAATCTAACACTTTAAACAATAATATTATGAAAAAAACTATTAATGTTTCTAACCAGGGAGCAACTCTGGATACAGGCAGAAGAAATTTTTTGAAACTGGGTGGTATAGGACTGGCTATGGCAGGACTTACCCTGATCGGTTGCGATGATGATAATGATTTCGGAATGACAGACAACAGCCAGGTTTTTGACCTTGGAACCGGAGATGTCGGAGTTCTGAATTACGCCTACGCGTTGGAACAGCTGGAAGCTGATTTTTACACCAAAGTGGTTAATAATTTTTACTCTGGAATTTCAAGTGTTGAAAAAGACCTTTTTACAGACCTTTATCATCATGAAGTCATTCACCGCGACTTTTTTAAAGCGGCTATCACAGGAGCAACTTCGAATATTTTGCCCACGCTTCAATTCCAATATCCAAATGTAAATTTTAACGACAGAAATTCTGTTCTTGCAACAGCAAAAGCTTTGGAAGATACAGGAGTAGCAGCATACAACGGTGCGGGAAAATACATTACCAATCCGGCTTATTTAGTGATTGCAGGAAAAATAGTTTCTGTAGAAGCAAGACATGCTTCAGCGATCAGAAATATTATCAATCCGGGATCTACAGATTTTTCAGGGGATGATGTCATTGATGCCAATGGCCTCGACCTTGCCAAAGAACCTAAAGATATCGTGATGGCAGCAGGAGGATTTATAAAAACTCCTTTCACGTGGAAAGAAAGAGGAATCAGCTAATTATTCATTTTCAAAATCTACAATTATGAACATTCTTAAATTACTAGATAAGCTTTCTAATGATAAATTTTTTACCACAGAAGCAACAAGATTAGAAACGATTACCAATATTTCAACATTTGGTAAAAAAGCAGCAGTAGCATCTATTCCATTGGGATTGGGAGCATTAATGGCAACTCCGGCTAAAGCTGAAACTTTAGATAAAACAGTTACAGGAAGTTTTTTTAAAAATGCTTTGACAGATGCTTTACAGCTAGCATTGGTACTGGAATATCTGGAAAATGAATATTACGTTTTAGGTTTGGCAGCAGCTGGGCTTATCCCCAATTCAGACCGACCGGTTTTCATGCAGATTTCAAAACACGAATCAGCACACGTAGGATTTCTGAAAAGTACACTGACTTCTTTAGGGGAAACTCCGGGAGCAAAACCTACTTTTGATTTTACGGCAGGTGGAAAATTTATGCCTTTTACAGATTATAATCAGTTTCTGGTTCTTGCCCAGGCTTTTGAAGATACAGGAGTTCGTGCTTATAAAGGACAGGCTGGAAATGTAATGTCTAATAAAGCGGTGCTGCAGGCTGCTCTTCAGATTCATTCTGTAGAAGCAAGACATGCTTCACAAGTGAGAAGAATGAGAGCCAATAAAGGCTGGATAGAATTGGCAAACGGAGGGAATATGCCTGCTGCTACCAATGCTGTTTACGCCGGAGAGGATAACGTTAATCAAGCCGGATTCGATACCAGTACTGCTTTTGGAGCAGCGGCAGGATCTGCAGCTTATGATGAAATTTTAACAGGATCTGAAGCTCAGGCTATTGCAGGTTTGTTTATTGTCTGAGATAATTTTTATTATTTAGGTGTGAATCCTATCCTTAGAAATGTCTGGGGATGGGATTTTTTTTGTTTAAAATCCGAAAATATAAGCCTCTTATAAAGTAGAAGCCCGGTAGACCAGTACCGCGTCCATTACCACTGTTCTGCTGGGTGTTAAACTATCTCTTATTTTTTCCAGCATCAATTCTGCGGCAGTTTCACCCATCTTCACCAATGGCTGCTGTACGCTGGTCAGCTGCGGATAAACTATGGTAGATAATTCAGTGCCGGAAAAACTGGCTATAGCAACGTTGTCCGGTATTTTGATGTTGCGTTCAAGAAGAGAATTCATCGCACCTATTGCCAAAGTATCGCTGAATGCAAAAATGCTGTCAAATTCTATATTTTTATCCAGCAACTGCTTCACTGCATCTTTTCCATATTCAAAGGACATTCCTTCGGTTGAAATGATTAAATCCTCATCAAAAATATTATATTTCGCCATAATACGTTTGTAGCCATTCGCTCTTTCTACAGCATTTCGGATGGTTTGCGGTCCCATGATATGGGCAATTCTTTTTCTTCCGGTTTTAATCAGGTATTCCACTATCAAAGAGGAGTTGATGTAATCATCGACAATTACCTTGGAAACATTCAGGGATTTACTCGGAATTCTGTCAAAAAAGACCAAAGGAGTTCCCTGATTTATAATCTGCTGGTACAGGTCATTATTGTAGGTTTCGTGACATAAGTTAATGATAATCCCATCTACATTAAAGTCTTCCAGAAGCTGCAGGTTTTTTCTTTCAATAACAGGATTCTCATCAGATTGGGTAATAACCAGCCTGTACCCCAGAGGATACAGGATATCTTGAATTCCCTCAAGTACCTTCGCCGAAAACGGAGTGATCATTTCAGGGACTACAACACCTATTGTCTTTGACTGGCCGGATTTTAAATTTAAAGCTGTAAGGTTAGGTTTATATCCCAGTTGATCCGCTGTATCCAGTACCCGTTTTCTGGTTTCATAGCTTACATTTTTGTCATTAAGCAGGGCTCTGGAGATGGTAGAGGTAGATAATGACAGAAATTTAGAAAGATCTTTAATGGTAATTCGCTTCATCAGCCTTTGTTTTTGGATAAAAGTAATAAAAAAATGGGCAATTGGGAACGTTCCCTGATTTTCGGGAACGTTCCCAGTGTAAATTTTGTAAAAAAAGCTGATAATGAACAGATTGTTAATATAGTTTTAACGGATTGACTAACTATGAATAATCCTTTGTATATGAATACGATCTCTTATCAGTATAATGCTCAGAAAATTACTACTGGAATTTTACACATCGGCGTAGGGAATTTCCACCGCGCACATCAACAGTTTTATACCAATCTCATATTGGAATCTGAAGACCAGCAGCAATGGGGAATCTGCGGGGTCTGTCTATTACCTTCTGATGAAAAAATAGTTCAAAATTTAAGAGCTCAAAATCTTGATTATTCTCTTACCGTGTGTGGAAGAAACGGAACGGATGAGGTTTACAAAATAGGATCTTTGCGTGAACTGATCTGGGGAATTGAAGATCCGCAAGCTGTGATAGATAAGATCGCAAACCCTTCAATTAAAATAATCAGCTTAACGATTACCGAAGGAGGTTACAATCTGGACAAGGAAACGGGTGAGTTTCTTCTAAACGATGAAAAGATTAAGCATGATTTAAAAAACAGGACTGCTCCTTCAACAGTCTTTGGGTTTGTTGCAGAAGGACTTCGTCAGAGAAAAATGAAAAATAGTGGAGGAGTTACCATTCTTTCCTGTGATAACCTTCAGCACAATGGAAATACAGCTAAAAGAGCTTTTACAGAATTTATTGAAGCTCAGGATAAAGCTCTTGCAGAATGGGTGAAAATTCATGTTACTTTTCCGAACAGTATGGTAGACCGGATTACTCCTGCGGTATCAGCAGAAGATATTCAAAGGCTGAATCAAAAAAGCGGAATGATAGATTTGGCACCTGTTTATTGTGAAGATTTTGCACAATGGGTGATCGAAGATCATTTTATTGCCGGAAGGCCTTCCTGGGAGAGGGCCGGTGTAGAATTTACGGATGATGTAACGGCTTTTGAAAATATGAAGCTGAGTCTGCTTAATGCTTCACACACCTTACTTTCTTATCCTTCTTTTCTGATGGGATACCGTAAAGTAGATGAAGCCATGGAAGATCAGGATATTGTAAAATTTGTCCGCAACTTTATGGATACAGATATTACTCCTTTGGTTCCGGCTCCTGAGAACACAGATTTAGAAGAATATAAAAAAACACTTATTGAAAGGTTTGCGAATCACAGTGTCAGTGATCAGGTAAGCAGATTATGTTTCGATGGAATTTCAAAATTCCCGGTGTATATCATTCCTAATCTTGCTAAAATGATTGAACGTAATATGGATCTTACTCTGCCAGCATTTTTGCTTGCTTCATACAGACATTATCTAAAATATAAAACAGATGACCACGGACATTCTTATGAAATAGGAGAGCCCTGGCTGACAGCTGATGATGAACACCTGATTATGAGCCAGGATCCCTTTGATTTCTTAGGACTGAGTGCTTTTAAAGCTACCGATCTGAAAACTTCAGACAAGTTTGTAGAATTATATATTCAGTTTGCAGGCGATATTAAAAATCAGGGAATAGGTCCGGTATTAAAATCAATCATAAAAATAGCGCACCATGATTATACATTCTGATATCGAGCCCTCAAGGTCAAAGTCGAATAACCCGATCCTGCCATTTGTTATTATAACATTCATTTATTTTATTGTGGGTTTTTTGACCACGGTGAATGAACAGTTGCAGGCCCCTTTGAAATTTACTTTTCTAAGTCAGGCCGGAGGACTTAAAAATACATTTACCACGCTCATCTCTTTTTTCTTCTTTTTAGGCTATCTGCTGAATGGAACTTTAGGAAGTAAGTGGGTGAATGCTTTAGGGTATAAAAATACAATTCTCCGAGGTCTTTTCTTTATGATTTCAGGACTGTTCATGTATCTGTGTTCATCATGGTTCGGGTATCAATATCCGGATTTGAAATTCAGTATTAAAGATGCTGTTATTCCTTTCGGTTTTGTGATCTTTGTTATAGGCTCCTATTTGATGGGAACTGCGGCAGCTATCATTCAGGTGGTTGTAAACCCTTATGCAGCTTCTTATAAGTTGAAAGGAACTCAACCTGTACAACGGTTGAATATTTTAACGGCTATTAATTCAATAGGAACTACGTCTGCTCCTTTTTTCGTAACTGTCATCATGTTCAGTGGTATTTCTATTGAAAAGATAGAGATTAAACAGCTATTGTTGCCTCTCTCCATACTTATATTGTGCATCCTGATTATTATAATGATCACCAAAAGGCTTCATCTTCCTGATATTGCACACACAAGAGCTGTAGCAGGAGAGAAACTGGAAAGAAGCATCTGGTCGTTCAGGCATTTTGTGCTGGGAGTTCTTGCCATTTTCTTTTATGTAGGAACAGAAGTCGCTATCGGAGCTAATATTAACCTCTATGCTTTTGAACTGATGGATTCAGGACATCCGATTACATTTTTTGGAAAAACAGATATTATTATCGGTGGGATGGACTTAGGGATTCATGCTTTATTATCTACATTATATTGGGGTGGATTTCTTATAGGCAGGGCTGTGTCAAGTTTTTTGAGTAATATTTCTGCAAGAACACAGTTGACGGTCACAACAGTTTTGGCGGCCATTCTTGCGCTAATCTCAATAATCACTCAGAATCTATGGTTTTTGGTTGCCATCGGACTCTTGCATTCTTCGATGTGGAGCTGCATTTATTCTCTATCTATAAAAGGGTTGAATAAATATACTTCAAAAGCTTCAGGAATCTTTATTTCTGCTGTATTTGGCGGTGCTGTTTTTACCCTTTTACAGGGAGGATTAGCAGATGTTTTCGGATCATGGAGATGGACCTGGTTTCTTACTGTAATCTGTGAATTATTAATGCTGGCTTATGCTTTATTCGGATCTCGGATAAGAGAGAAAGATATGATTATTTGATAATATTTTATTAAAAAAGTATGCTTAAATATAATCTATTGCTCTTTTTTTCTATACTCATAGGGGCTTCAATGAATGCGCAAGAACTGCATTCAGCTTTACAGCTTAGGAACAGCCATTTGTGGAGAGGGCTTGAAGTATCGGCAGGGCTGGTATATACTGGTGATATACATCTCGATTTTAAAAATTTTTACGGAGGTTTTTGGGGCGGTGGTAATGTAGATGGCTCTTACAAGGAATTTAACCATTATATTGGATATAAAAACAAGCGCCTGACTGTAGAACTATGGGATATTTATAATTTTTCTCCCGGTGCAGCTTATAATAATAAAGAGTACTTTAATTATTCCGGACGTGAAACCGGACGGTTCTGGGATTTGAGATCCTTTTATACCGTTAGTGATCAACTTCCTTTAGTGCTCAGCTGGAATACAGTTGTTTTCGGAAGAGACAGAAACAGCATCAATACAGAAAATAAATATTCAACTTTTGTTTCGGGAGAATATCCTGTGTATAAAAAAGAAAGTCTGGAAGTCAAGGGAAGACTAGGCTATAGCTTTGCGCTGAATAACAGTAATGGAGAGAAGAATAATTTTTTCGCAAAAGAATCTGGATTCAATGAAATAAGCCTTATTATTTCAAAAAGCTTTACAATTGACGGCTACAAACTCCCTATAGGAATATGGGGAATGTGGAATCCGGTAAACAACAATGCTTTTCTTCAGTTCTCCGTTCAGGCGTATTCATTTTAACATAAAAAATTAAAAGGCAGGGGAAAAATAAAATTTTCATTATTGAATCATGCCTTTGCTTATACCTAAAGAGTTTTCACTAATTTACTGATATCATAAAATAAGACTTATGAGTCTATATATCGGAATACAATTTAATTGATAATGGAAAAGAAAAAATTTAAAGCAGTCTGCTTTGGGGAAGTCCTTTGGGATATATTTCCGGGAGAACAGAGAAGAATTGGTGGAGCACCGTTCAATGTGGCATATCACCTTTTTAAAATGGGTCTTGATGTAGATATGATCAGCAGTGTGGGAAATGATGAGCTTGGTCATGAGTTGCTGCATAAAATTAAAAACTGGCAGATTTCTACAGATAATATTCAGGTAACGGAGGAACATCCAACGAGTACCGTGGTTGCATCAGTAGATGAAAACAATGATGCTCATTATGATATTGTAGAAAATGTTGCGTGGGATTGTATTGAAATGACTCAGAAAAACCAGCAGGCTATCGGTATGGCTGATGCTTTGGTCTTCGGAACATTGGCTGCCAGGAATGAAAAATCAAAAAATACTTTGTTTCAACTGCTTGAAATGAGTTCTTATAATGTGTTTGATATTAATTTGAGGGAGCCTTATTATGATATTATGATCATTAATGAGTTACTGCATAAGACACAGTTGGCAAAATTCAATAAAGCGGAACTGCGTATGGTCTTAGATTTTTTAAAGAAAGAATACAAAGATGAAAAAGACAGCATCCGCTATTTGCAAGACAAATTTGGAATCCGCGAGATTATTGTTTCAAAAGGAAGTAAAGGCGCTCTTTATGCTCATGAAGACAAGTTTTATCTGTATCCAACAATTCCCGTTGAGGTTAAAGATACGGTAGGAAGTGGTGATTCGTTTTTAGCCGGATTTTTATCCAAAAGATTACAAAAAGAAACTTCAGCCCATGAAATCATGGCTCAGGCTGTTTCATTGGGAGCTTTTATTACCTCGCAGGAAGGAGCATGTCCGGATTATACGCTGGAAGATTTTATTGAATTTAAAGAAAAGCATCAATTATCGGCTTTGAGCTTTTAAAAGTGAA includes:
- a CDS encoding fasciclin domain-containing protein — encoded protein: MNTRSKIAVLGMVALSFAFSGKVTAQVMKEKTVMVGGAPMYPSKNIIENAVNSKDHKTLVAAVKAAGLVETLQGAGPFTVLAPTDAAFAKLPKGTVETLVKPENKEMLTKILTYHVLAGKYSAKDIWAAVKAGNGKSMMKTVEGEGLTFWTKGKDLYIQDAKGNNAKVTIADVNQSNGVIHVIDTVLMP
- a CDS encoding ferritin-like domain-containing protein, producing MKKTINVSNQGATLDTGRRNFLKLGGIGLAMAGLTLIGCDDDNDFGMTDNSQVFDLGTGDVGVLNYAYALEQLEADFYTKVVNNFYSGISSVEKDLFTDLYHHEVIHRDFFKAAITGATSNILPTLQFQYPNVNFNDRNSVLATAKALEDTGVAAYNGAGKYITNPAYLVIAGKIVSVEARHASAIRNIINPGSTDFSGDDVIDANGLDLAKEPKDIVMAAGGFIKTPFTWKERGIS
- a CDS encoding ferritin-like domain-containing protein, with product MNILKLLDKLSNDKFFTTEATRLETITNISTFGKKAAVASIPLGLGALMATPAKAETLDKTVTGSFFKNALTDALQLALVLEYLENEYYVLGLAAAGLIPNSDRPVFMQISKHESAHVGFLKSTLTSLGETPGAKPTFDFTAGGKFMPFTDYNQFLVLAQAFEDTGVRAYKGQAGNVMSNKAVLQAALQIHSVEARHASQVRRMRANKGWIELANGGNMPAATNAVYAGEDNVNQAGFDTSTAFGAAAGSAAYDEILTGSEAQAIAGLFIV
- a CDS encoding LacI family DNA-binding transcriptional regulator, with amino-acid sequence MKRITIKDLSKFLSLSTSTISRALLNDKNVSYETRKRVLDTADQLGYKPNLTALNLKSGQSKTIGVVVPEMITPFSAKVLEGIQDILYPLGYRLVITQSDENPVIERKNLQLLEDFNVDGIIINLCHETYNNDLYQQIINQGTPLVFFDRIPSKSLNVSKVIVDDYINSSLIVEYLIKTGRKRIAHIMGPQTIRNAVERANGYKRIMAKYNIFDEDLIISTEGMSFEYGKDAVKQLLDKNIEFDSIFAFSDTLAIGAMNSLLERNIKIPDNVAIASFSGTELSTIVYPQLTSVQQPLVKMGETAAELMLEKIRDSLTPSRTVVMDAVLVYRASTL
- a CDS encoding mannitol dehydrogenase family protein, which translates into the protein MNTISYQYNAQKITTGILHIGVGNFHRAHQQFYTNLILESEDQQQWGICGVCLLPSDEKIVQNLRAQNLDYSLTVCGRNGTDEVYKIGSLRELIWGIEDPQAVIDKIANPSIKIISLTITEGGYNLDKETGEFLLNDEKIKHDLKNRTAPSTVFGFVAEGLRQRKMKNSGGVTILSCDNLQHNGNTAKRAFTEFIEAQDKALAEWVKIHVTFPNSMVDRITPAVSAEDIQRLNQKSGMIDLAPVYCEDFAQWVIEDHFIAGRPSWERAGVEFTDDVTAFENMKLSLLNASHTLLSYPSFLMGYRKVDEAMEDQDIVKFVRNFMDTDITPLVPAPENTDLEEYKKTLIERFANHSVSDQVSRLCFDGISKFPVYIIPNLAKMIERNMDLTLPAFLLASYRHYLKYKTDDHGHSYEIGEPWLTADDEHLIMSQDPFDFLGLSAFKATDLKTSDKFVELYIQFAGDIKNQGIGPVLKSIIKIAHHDYTF
- a CDS encoding MFS transporter, whose translation is MIIHSDIEPSRSKSNNPILPFVIITFIYFIVGFLTTVNEQLQAPLKFTFLSQAGGLKNTFTTLISFFFFLGYLLNGTLGSKWVNALGYKNTILRGLFFMISGLFMYLCSSWFGYQYPDLKFSIKDAVIPFGFVIFVIGSYLMGTAAAIIQVVVNPYAASYKLKGTQPVQRLNILTAINSIGTTSAPFFVTVIMFSGISIEKIEIKQLLLPLSILILCILIIIMITKRLHLPDIAHTRAVAGEKLERSIWSFRHFVLGVLAIFFYVGTEVAIGANINLYAFELMDSGHPITFFGKTDIIIGGMDLGIHALLSTLYWGGFLIGRAVSSFLSNISARTQLTVTTVLAAILALISIITQNLWFLVAIGLLHSSMWSCIYSLSIKGLNKYTSKASGIFISAVFGGAVFTLLQGGLADVFGSWRWTWFLTVICELLMLAYALFGSRIREKDMII
- a CDS encoding carbohydrate kinase family protein is translated as MEKKKFKAVCFGEVLWDIFPGEQRRIGGAPFNVAYHLFKMGLDVDMISSVGNDELGHELLHKIKNWQISTDNIQVTEEHPTSTVVASVDENNDAHYDIVENVAWDCIEMTQKNQQAIGMADALVFGTLAARNEKSKNTLFQLLEMSSYNVFDINLREPYYDIMIINELLHKTQLAKFNKAELRMVLDFLKKEYKDEKDSIRYLQDKFGIREIIVSKGSKGALYAHEDKFYLYPTIPVEVKDTVGSGDSFLAGFLSKRLQKETSAHEIMAQAVSLGAFITSQEGACPDYTLEDFIEFKEKHQLSALSF